A single window of Anopheles moucheti chromosome 2, idAnoMoucSN_F20_07, whole genome shotgun sequence DNA harbors:
- the LOC128296809 gene encoding DNA-directed RNA polymerase III subunit RPC4 has product MDSSPRIKQEPNMDSPFIEKSSKLISSVPMDATVKTERLQSFREPRDLTLANGRPTKPPVNKKVYTPNLNAVRNKNTDVKTASTGPKSRVKTDRNKNDKDTRNKKATMIQTSGIFSDGLAQRSLIRASKSDKSSSSKEPGDSIRKPVFAKADNKINVEVEHKLIQNLYNDNEDLADLDQKLENGLKFPVKLENSDYKIKPPEVKVENMAEPMLDPLNSVENVLAGEQSNKIFLLQLPDALPGKSDSVDKGVPNGSDCKVEATVNGEDAPQYCTVRDLAEGYIGKIIRYRSGKVKLKLGEIMFDINLGMDTGFLQELVSINTNQAERNGNIINISTINAKLNASPDWEYLFKNST; this is encoded by the exons ATGGACTCTTCTCCGCGCATTAAGCAGGAACCAAATATGGATTCGCCATTCATAGAGAAAAGTAGCAAACTAATTAGCAGCGTTCCTATGGACGCAACAGTGAAAACGGAGCGCCTACAATCATTCCGTGAACCGCGGGATCTCACTCTTGCCAATGGGCGCCCAACAAAACCTCCGGTAAACAAAAAAGTCTACACCCCAAATTTGAATGCAGTGCGAAACAAAAATAC AGACGTAAAAACAGCATCCACGGGTCCAAAAAGTAGAGTTAAGACTgatcgaaataaaaatgataaagatACGAGGAACAAAAAGGCAACAATGATTCAAACATCTGGTATCTTTTCGGATGGTTTAGCTCAACGTAGTCTGATCCGAGCATCCAAATCCG ACAAATCTAGTTCTTCGAAGGAACCGGGAGACTCAATTCGGAAACCTGTGTTTGCGAAAGcggacaataaaataaatgtggAAGTTGAGCATAAACTGATACAAAATTTGTACAACGATAACGAAGATTTAGCGGATCTGGAtcaaaaattggaaaacggATTAAAATTTCCAGTAAAGCTAGAAAACT CTGATTACAAAATCAAACCACCGGAGGTTAAGGTGGAAAATATGGCAGAACCCATGTTGGATCCATTGAACTCGGTTGAAAACGTCCTAGCTGGCGAACAGTCAAACAAGATCTTCCTTTTACAACTTCCCGATGCATTACCCGGAAAAAGCGATAGCGTCGACAAAGGTGTACCAAATGGCAGTGATTGTAAAGTGGAAGCTACGGTAAATGGCGAAGATGCGCCACAGTATTGTACAGTTCGTGATTTGGCAGAAGGTTACATCGGTAAAATAATTAGGTATCGTTCGGGAAAGGTAAAACTAAAGCTGGGGGAAATCATGTTTGACATCAACCTCGGCATGGATACGGGATTCTTGCAAGAATTAGTTTCTATCAACACTAATCAAGCAGAACGCAATGGCAACATAATTAACATCAGCACTATCAACGCAAAGCTGAATGCATCCCCAGACTGGGAATATTTATTCAAGAATTCTACATGA
- the LOC128306694 gene encoding polyphosphoinositide phosphatase → MDQNVRFHPLISSIQKVALFETKAKLYLIGSNSKETRFRVLEIDRRAPELTIYENPNELEKGDIRKFVQSRSFIRSISAYGVLGFVKFLEGYYLILVTKRTRCAFIGKHIIYTIKDTAMIRVNESSSKQMHPLEQRYVKMFNNVDLNSNFYFSYSYDLTHSLQYNLAAPKFVGTRCDIVKDEPLVWQNRTGEKITYAFRGVSRERFVWNAFHLKPMRDVIHKDWMLEIIHGFISQSSISIFGRQVYVCLIARRSTRYAGTRFLKRGANFHGDVANEVETEQIVLDGNRMCSFTQLRGSVPSHWSQDVSKMVPKPQIAIDLSDPYGETAGKHYQRLMFHYGAPVIILNLVKTREKRRHESLLSEEMQSTVSYLNQFLPPNLRIRYIDFDMARKSRGTGNVMEKLAKIAETVIQQTGMFYLDDEHSQRQTGIVRVNCVDCLDRTNTAQFAIGKCVLAHQLYDLGFLKERKLEFESDCITMLENLYEDHGDTLALQYGGSQLVHRIKTYRKTAVWASQGNDIMQTLSRYYSNTFSDTEKQHSINLFLGYYIPSKAEVNKPLHIWDLETDFYIHNIRLDEIRQISSTPLTQWVSPFVLNCLPAAVSDENRVVKELIKIHSNDAEIIDYYSNFHYDYKLTSFEEHIDYQLSHLSRNLAPAFRSHFSPFEPIRRQQSTALKNPSLTGQSSTSSANSSSSDRSDDESESDEEDKSNRNTAPTSSNNSSRAEDPVTLSSMFPMTNDIYGFEIRMPKKADMLKYEKYAEINRICSSSGGPIRPSSPHQYNRHAQMNESGGLSICNNEIIITNGTMEKDIQNDIAIPTVSEESIAIYEKYCMLKYSIMHDFRCDPKILEYVNMFA, encoded by the exons ATGGATCAAAATGTTCGGTTTCACCCTCTTATAAGCTCGATACAGAAGGTGGCTTTGTTTGAGACAAAAGCG AAACTGTACCTTATCGGGAGCAACAGTAAGGAGACGCGATTTCGCGTACTAGAAATTGATAGGCGTGCTCCGGAACTGACGATCTATGAAAATCCAAACGAGCTTGAAAAGGGCGACATACGTAAGTTTGTTCAGTCGCGTTCCTTCATTCGATCCATCAGTGCCTACGGCGTTCTGGGATTTGTTAAATTCCTCGAGGGGTACTATTTGATACTGGTCACTAAACGCACACGATGTGCCTTCATTGGCAAGCATATAATCTACACCATCAAGGATACTGCCATGATTCGCGTGAATGAATCTTCCAGCAAACAGATGCACCCGTTGGAGCAGCGCTATGTGAAGATGTTTAACAACGTAGATCTAAATAGTAATTTTTACTTCAGCTACAGTTATGACCTTACCCATAGCTTGCAATATAATCTGGCCGCACCCAAGTTTGTCGGTACGCGGTGCGATATTGTCAAGGATGAACCACTTGTTTGGCAGAACCGAACCGGGGAAAAAATTACGTATGCATTCCGGGGAGTTTCACGGGAACGATTCGTATGGAACGCATTTCATCTTAAGCCAATGCGGGATGTTATTCACAAGGACTGGATGCTAGAAATTATACATGGATTCATTAGCCAGTCAAGCATCAGCATATTTGGACGGCAAGTGTACGTTTGCTTGATAGCGCGCCGCAGCACTCGGTATGCTGGTACTCGATTCCTCAAACGTGGTGCTAACTTTCACGGTGACGTCGCGAATGAGGTGGAGACGGAGCAGATTGTGCTGGATGGCAATAGAATGTGTAGCTTTACGCAGCTTCGAGGCTCGGTGCCTTCACACTGGTCGCAAGACGTTAGCAAGATGGTACCGAAACCCCAGATTGCTATCGATCTTTCCGACCCATACGGGGAAACGGCAGGTAAGCACTACCAACGCCTGATGTTTCACTATGGCGCACCCGTTATCATACTAAATTTAGtgaaaacaagagaaaaacgTCGCCATGAAAGTTTGCTTAGCGAAGAAATGCAATCCACGGTGAGTTACTTAAATCAGTTCCTCCCTCCGAACCTTCGCATACGCTACATCGATTTCGATATGGCTCGCAAAAGCCGAGGTACGGGAAACGTGATGGAAAAGCTAGCAAAAATTGCGGAAACGGTCATCCAACAGACAGGCATGTTTTATTTGGACGATGAGCACAGCCAAAGACAGACCGGAATTGTGCGTGTGAACTGTGTCGACTGTCTGGATCGTACCAATACGGCACAGTTTGCGATTGGGAAATGTGTGTTGGCACACCAGTTGTATGATTTAGGGTTCTTGAAGGAACGCAAACTGGAGTTCGAGTCGGATTGCATAACGATGCTTGAGAATCTGTATGAAGATCATGGCGATACGTTGGCACTACAGTACGGAGGTTCCCAACTAGTGCACCGGATTAAAACCTATCGCAAGACCGCGGTATGGGCCTCGCAGGGTAATGACATTATGCAAACGCTGAGTCGATACTACAGCAATACCTTCAGCGATACcgaaaaacaacacagcaTCAATCTATTCCTCGGCTACTACATTCCTTCGAAAGCGGAGGTGAACA AGCCCCTACACATTTGGGATTTGGAGACGGATTTTTACATACACAATATACGGTTAGATGAAATTCGACAGATATCATCCACACCGCTCACGCAATGGGTTAGTCCATTCGTATTGAACTGTTTGCCGGCCGCAGTGAGCGATGAGAATCGTGTCGTGAAAGAGCTGATCAAGATACATTCGAATGATGCTGAAATAATAGATTACTATTCAAACTTCCATTACGATTATAAGCTCACGTCGTTCGAGGAGCACATCGACTATCAGCTGAGCCATCTGTCAAGAAACCTTGCGCCCGCCTTTCGGTCCCACTTTAGTCCGTTCGAGCCTATTCGCCGACAGCAAAGTACGGCGTTGAAAAATCCCTCCCTGACGGGTCAATCATCGACCAGCTCGGCAAACAGTTCGTCGTCCGATCGTTCGGACGATGAATCAGAGTCAGATGAGGAAGATAAAAGTAATCGCAACACTGCTccaaccagcagcaacaatagcAGCCGTGCGGAGGATCCGGTAACGTTGAGCTCCATGTTTCCGATGACGAATGACATATATGGATTTGAAATACGGATGCCCAAAAAAGCGGACATGTTGAA GTACGAGAAGTATGCTGAAATCAATCGAATCTGTAGCTCATCCGGTGGGCCAATTCGACCATCCTCCCCCCATCAGTACAACCGCCACGCGCAAATGAACGAGAGTGGTGGACTTTCGATATGCAacaatgaaattattattactaaTGGAACGATGGAAAAGGATATTCAGAACGACATTGCCATTCCGACCGTAAGCGAGGAAAGTATAGCGATCTACGAAAAGTACTGTATGTTGAAGTACAGCATCATGCATGATTTTCGCTGCGATCCAAAGATACTGGAGTATGTAAATATGTTTGCATAA
- the LOC128296810 gene encoding probable 28S ribosomal protein S26, mitochondrial — MANLAAAFSGVFTKSRAVALLQYTTVRFRRKPRWLGTAKSKLFRVPERKKQIEEEIEELKRLHNNYRTQMKAVRNFLRDEVEAYKLVSRAGLVLQTPEQEEAEWQEALRRNDEWNQQTAVKREERLATERAARKEYILERLVLKEQREIDKKEQVEAKVRIEKELSKTFITRENIDKAIELALVQPTTFNFALDRDGNLHRAADTTPKETNQQS, encoded by the coding sequence ATGGCTAACTTAGCGGCGGCATTTTCTGGTGTTTTTACAAAATCGAGAGCAGTGGCACTTCTTCAATACACCACAGTTCGCTTTCGGCGAAAACCACGCTGGCTCGGTACAGCCAAGAGCAAACTGTTTCGTGTGCCGGAACGCAAGAAACAGATCGAGGAGGAGATAGAAGAGCTAAAACGATTGCACAATAACTATCGCACTCAAATGAAAGCGGTACGCAACTTTCTGAGGGATGAAGTAGAAGCGTACAAGCTAGTTTCTCGGGCCGGTCTAGTACTGCAAACTCCCGAACAAGAGGAAGCGGAATGGCAGGAAGCGTTGCGCAGAAACGACGAGTGGAACCAGCAAACAGCTGTAAAACGTGAAGAAAGGTTGGCTACAGAACGGGCGGCTCGCAAGGAGTACATACTGGAAAGGCTAGTCCTAAAGGAGCAACGGGAAATAGATAAAAAGGAGCAGGTTGAAGCGAAGGTGCGCATCGAGAAAGAACTGTCGAAAACATTCATCACGCGCGAAAACATCGACAAGGCGATCGAACTGGCACTAGTGCAACCAACCACGTTTAACTTTGCTCTAGACCGTGATGGGAATCTGCACCGAGCTGCGGATACTACGCCCAAAGAAACCAATCAACAAAGCTAG
- the LOC128298094 gene encoding ATP synthase subunit s, mitochondrial: MLALRTAGVLLEAQVTVQTKSLKRPFWGWVNMMFNRVDRARLKKVGPDRLCAEWLLKNGAKAKFVKDNRTHVHFNALPEESLPVLMEELDGTDSGIMHIGFDHLEGLTRLRKVVLHNCVYIDDQALWKLRYVANTLEEIQISKCGNVTDHGLLQLKQLTQLQHVKAFDLPYVKNMQEVEKTLKQALPSCKLEMNS, translated from the coding sequence ATGCTAGCCCTAAGGACCGCGGGCGTGCTTTTGGAGGCACAGGTGACTGTGCAAACAAAATCCCTGAAACGACCTTTTTGGGGCTGGGTGAATATGATGTTCAACCGTGTGGACCGTGCCCGGCTGAAGAAGGTTGGTCCCGATCGGCTTTGTGCCGAATGGTTACTGAAGAATGGGGCTAAGGCAAAATTTGTCAAGGACAACCGAACACACGTACACTTTAACGCGCTGCCAGAAGAATCGCTACCGGTGCTAATGGAGGAGCTCGATGGAACTGATTCGGGAATAATGCACATCGGCTTCGATCATCTCGAAGGGTTGACCCGACTTCGGAAAGTGGTACTACACAACTGTGTGTACATTGACGATCAAGCGCTATGGAAGCTACGATACGTAGCCAACACACTGGAAGAAATACAAATTTCCAAGTGCGGCAATGTTACCGATCATGGATTATTGCAGCTTAAGCAACTAACGCAGCTCCAGCACGTGAAAGCCTTCGATTTACCATATGTGAAAAATATGCAGGAAGTGGAAAAAACCCTAAAGCAAGCCCTTCCCAGTTGCAAATTAGAAATGAATTCTTAA
- the LOC128309941 gene encoding KAT8 regulatory NSL complex subunit 3, with the protein MEHSYTRDFRLLESSQTATTRTLMIHRPPQCPSCHTHSHDERIDLEESYNPPIPSYNEESARRAMQESENIVVTARNSVSDEEDWEERVNTFGWTVQQFNLFDRVARLLDMDRLARLTNTEKQHEPVHRRTVIDKSVSRLRQSLASVSWETRLTQWLHVLLMENLPPSYLAIYIDILQTLHAKLPLLVNKMIFGSSLNVGQELLGPVLKKPWEPIVSHKNRKLPGQPYIVIVPSVPNFSQPTARQQKWFSLFATMSSVIPIQGSQNKTNIDKQPLELLAENMITSTRAKIQHVRNNTPNRSIILVGFDAGSAIALQIGLVESVSCVICLGFSYSTYNGVRGTPDDHIVDITCPVLFVIGQNSARASHEEIEMLRDRMSTQTSLVVVGAADECLRVSKTKRKIEGVTQSMVDNMVADEIAEFATNCLVSPPRTKQSGVVGQFVNGVFQTETQTQRNETDLAAQRKRKHAQDHKVDSKQHKKSHNRRPTKSSQEFSQSTSQSSQDALDNAIQSILPTTPEKQIKSEKIILPLANSDEVLKYESGATQIISARASTPIVLPALKRDSAHSTMSTGVLQQQGNVNVKLIESNQLIHLKPATGTTQKFYSIKSTSKPVVSVIGNASPAMNESNISSTELSSPPKFTIVRSTGSAPTVYSSAGDVNASKATKDLSETNIFDLPIVFADNDGVIQEGSPEKPKQDIRPTIAAATATTNVTTQGGSPTSGNAESNVVSVQPSGNRFITLQQPSGAMPLAIGKSKQLVVINKGTLKPVDPSMIMPVGTKINLPLAVASSASPPNTTGTVVTTGAGGKTKFTKLLLTKPLTTTVNNSGVVKNLGELLSGSKIGFVNCAAGGGGVKQTGTPVTINVINSYGGNKLQKTLAGKETTSGGIVQGTSVGGVSATSGIPIVGSNKILIKTTTSALSAASAASSMVGRNIMLQKFNIVSTSTGTKQSSTPRNADGSPKEK; encoded by the exons ATGGAACATAGTTATACGCGAGATTTTCGTCTGCTGGAAAGCAGTCAAACCGCAACGACTCGTACACTGATGATACATCGGCCGCCACAGTGTCCCTCGTGCCACACGCATTCGCACGATGAGCGTATCGATTTGGAGGAGTCATATAATCCACCGATTCCGTCATACAATGAGGAAAGCGCACGACGGGCTATGCAGGAAAGTGAAAACATTGTTGTTACAGCTAGAAACTCCGTGTCGGATGAAGAAGATTGGGAGGAACGAGTAAACAC GTTCGGATGGACTGTACAACAGTTTAATCTGTTCGATCGTGTAGCACGACTTTTGGATATGGACCGTCTGGCAAGGCTaacaaacacggaaaagcaacacgAGCCAGTGCATCGTCGCACGGTCATTGATAAATCGGTGAGCCGGCTTCGGCAGTCACTGGCGAGCGTTTCGTGGGAAACAAGACTAACGCAGTGGCTCCATGTGTTGCTGATGGAAAATCTGCCTCCGTCATATTTGGCTATTTACATCGATATATTGCAAACTCTGCACGCCAAACTGCCGCTGTTGGTGAACAAAATGATCTTCGGTAGCTCACTCAATGTAGGCCAGGAGCTGCTCGGGCCGGTGCTGAAGAAGCCATGGGAACCGATAGTGTCGCACAAAAACCGCAAACTACCCGGTCAGCCGTACATCGTTATAGTGCCATCGGTTCCCAATTTCTCGCAACCGACGGCTCGCCAACAGAAGTGGTTCAGCCTGTTTGCCACGATGTCTTCGGTGATACCAATACAAGGTTCACAGAATAAGACAAATATTGATAAACAACCGCTAGAACTTTTAGCGGAAAATATGATAACTTCCACACGCGCTAAAATACAACATGTGCGCAACAACACACCCAATCGATCCATTATTTTGGTGGGGTTTGATGCTGGTTCGGCTATTGCCCTGCAGATCGGATTGGTAGAGTCCGTAAGTTGTGTTATTTGCTTGGGATTTTCATACAGCACGTACAACGGAGTTCGTGGTACACCTGATGATCACATTGTTGACATTACTTGTCCTGTATTATTCGTCATTGGTCAAAATTCTGCTCGCGCCAG CCATGAAGAAATAGAAATGCTACGAGATCGTATGTCTACCCAAACATCACTTGTCGTGGTGGGAGCAGCAGACGAATGTCTTCGTGTATCTAAAACGAAACGTAAAATTGAAGGAGTTACCCAGTCTATGGTGGATAATATGGTGGCTGACGAGATAGCAGAGTTTGCTACAAACTGCTTGGTCAGTCCGCCACGAACGAAACAATCCGGTGTGGTTGGACAGTTCGTAAATGGCGTGTTCCAAACGGAGACCCAAACACAACGCAACGAAACCGATCTGGCGGCGCAGCGCAAGCGAAAGCACGCCCAGGATCATAAAGTTGATtctaaacaacataaaaagtCACATAATCGACGACCAACCAAATCCAGCCAAGAGTTCTCCCAATCTACATCGCAGTCTTCGCAGGATGCATTGGACAATGCTATTCAGAGTATTTTGCCAACAACACCTGAGAAGCAAATAAAGAGTGAGAAAATTATTCTTCCGCTCGCAAATAGCGACGAGGTGCTGAAATATGAATCTGGTGCTACGCAGATCATCTCCGCCAGAGCTAGCACACCTATTGTGCTCCCTGCACTGAAGCGAGATTCGGCACACAGTACAATGTCCACGGGGGTGTTGCAACAGCAGGGTAATGtgaatgtgaagttgatcgaatCTAATCAACTCATTCATTTAAAACCAGCGACCGGAACGACGCAGAAGTTTTACTCCATCAAATCGACCTCCAAACCGGTCGTCTCCGTGATAGGAAATGCAAGTCCAGCTATGAACGAAAGTAACATATCTTCGACTGAACTTAGTAGCCCGCCAAAGTTTACTATCGTACGCAGTACGGGATCTGCACCAACAGTTTACAGCTCTGCCGGAGATGTAAATGCTAGTAAAGCCACCAAGGATTTGTCCGAGACAAACATTTTTGACCTTCCAATTGTGTTTGCCGATAATGATGGAGTTATTCAAGAGGGTTCCCCTGAAAAGCCAAAGCAAGACATTCGGCCAACCATTGCTGCAGCTACAGCAACAACCAACGTTACAACACAAGGAGGTTCTCCGACGTCTGGAAATGCAGAAAGTAATGTCGTTTCGGTGCAGCCGTCAGGCAATCGTTTCATTACGCTGCAACAACCTTCTGGGGCTATGCCTCTAGCGATTGGAAAGTCGAAACAGTTGGTAGTCATCAATAAGGGGACGCTAAAACCCGTCGATCCCAGTATGATAATGCCCGTGGGAACAAAAATTAACCTCCCCCTAGCTGTCGCATCCAGCGCGTCGCCACCGAACACTACGGGCACGGTAGTGACGACTGGGGCAGGGGGTAAAACCAAATTTACGAAGCTTCTTTTAACCAAACCGCTGACGACCACCGTGAACAACAGTGGTGTTGTAAAGAATTTGGGCGAGTTACTATCTGGCAGCAAAATTGGGTTTGTTAActgtgctgctggtggtggtggcgtgaAACAAACTGGGACTCCAGTGACCATCAACGTCATCAATTCATACGGCGGAAATAAGCTGCAAAAAACCTTGGCTGGTAAAGAAACAACCAGTGGGGGCATTGTGCAGGGCACATCCGTAGGTGGTGTAAGCGCGACCAGTGGCATTCCGATCGTCGGAAGTAATAAGATTTTAATCAAAACTACCACCTCGGCACTTTCTGCTGCGAGCGCTGCATCTTCGATGGTAGGACGGAATATAATGCTGCAAAAATTCAACATCGTTTCCACATCAACGGGTACAAAGCAAAGTAGTACACCACGGAATGCTGATGGGTCGCCAAAGGAAAAATGA
- the LOC128306702 gene encoding synaptic vesicular amine transporter-like: protein MQATVSEGNGQGPNSSSSSTGHNHCSSPKPPPPGSWASLKANVIRWRGSRKLVLVIVAIALLLDNMLLTVVVPIIPEFLYDIRHPDAPLASFPKTPPTTPCEKEVTTPYNGIDVTTQGYDNASWYAEREERHKELVEETVEVGLMFASKAFVQLLANPIVGPLTHKIGYSIPMFAGFVIMFISTLIFAFGRTYSVLFLARALQGIGSSCSSVSGMGMLADRYTDDKERGNAMGIALGGLALGVLIGPPFGGIMYEFVGKSAPFLILSALALGDGLLQLIMLQPSVVIEESDPPSLKALVTDPYIIIAAGAITFANMGIAMLEPSLPIWMMDNMGASRWEQGVTFLPASISYLIGTNLFGPLGHRIGRWLAALLGLVIIGLCLLCIPMATSINHLILPNAGLGFAIGMVDSCMMPELGYLVDIRHSAVYGSVYAIGDVAFCLGFAIGPALSGTLVNTIGFEWMLVGISILCFAYAPLMTFLRAPPTKEEKKVSVNGGIDNAGLSLESGPCSSSSAPTANATTCNTNGKSPQPNGKIKNGNGSANGVSDTTVVCRDSPNGGENYVTKL from the exons ATGCAAGCAACGGTCTCGGAGGGAAACGGTCAGGGACccaacagtagcagcagcagcaccggccACAATCACTGCTCCTCACCGAAACCACCGCCGCCCGGTTCTTGGGCATCGTTGAAGGCAAACGTGATAAGATGGCGCGGCTCGCGGAAACTGGTGCTCGTCATCGTCGCCATCGCACTCCTGCTCGACAATATGCTGCTGACCGTCGTTG TGCCAATCATTCCGGAGTTTCTTTACGACATCAGACACCCGGATGCACCGCTGGCCAGCTTTCCTAAGACACCGCCGACTACACCGTGCGAGAAGGAAGTGACGACACCGTACAATGGAATCGATGTCACCACGCAAGGTTACG ATAATGCCAGCTGGTACGCAGAACGGGAGGAACGGCACAAGGAGCTGGTTGAGGAGACGGTCGAGGTTGGGCTTATGTTTGCGTCGAAAGCATTCGTCCAGCTGCTGGCTAATCCGATCGTTGGACCGCTAACGCACAA AATAGGTTACAGTATTCCAATGTTTGCCGGATTCGTCATTATGTTTATCTCTACTTTGA TTTTCGCATTTGGAAGAACGTACTCCGTGCTATTCCTGGCCCGAGCATTGCAGGGTATCGGTTCGTCCTGTTCGTCGGTATCGGGCATGGGAATGCTGGCCGATCGCTACACGGACGACAAGGAGCGTGGAAACGCGATGGGCATCGCGCTCGGCGGGCTTGCGCTGGGCGTACTGATCGGGCCTCCGTTCGGTGGCATCATGTATGAGTTTGTGGGCAAATCAGCACCGTTTCTAATACTCTCCGCCCTTGCCCTTGGCGATGGGCTGCTGCAGCTGATCATGCTCCAACCGTCGGTCGTCATCGAGGAGTCGGATCCACCATCGCTGAAGGCGTTGGTTACTGATCCGTACATTATCATTGCGGCCGGTGCCATCACGTTTGCGAACATGGGTATTGCAATGCTCGAACCGTCGCTACCGATCTGGATGATGGACAACATGGGTGCGAGTCGATGGGAGCAGGGCGTCACGTTTCTGCCCGCCTCGATCAGCTACCTGATCGGTACCAATCTGTTCGGCCCGCTCGGACATCGTATTGGACGGTGGCTAGCTGCTCTGCTCGGTCTGGTTATTATCGGGTTGTGCCTGCTGTGT ATTCCAATGGCTACCTCGATCAACCATCTGATCTTGCCGAATGCTGGCCTCGGTTTCGCCATCGGCATGGTCGACTCCTGCATGATGCCCGAGCTAGGCTACCTGGTGGACATCCGACACTCGGCCGTGTATGGTAGCGTATACGCCATCGGCGATGTTGCATTCTGTTTGGGATTCGCCATCGGTCCGGCACTCAG TGGCACCTTGGTAAACACCATCGGTTTCGAGTGGATGCTGGTTGGGATTTCGATCCTATGCTTCGCTTACGCACCGCTGATGACTTTCCTGCGAGCACCACCGACCAAAGAGGAAAAGAAGGTAAGCGTTAACGGTGGCATCGACAATGCTGGACTTTCGCTCGAAAGCGGACCGTGCAGTTCGTCTAGCGCACCGACAGCGAACGCGACGACTTGCAACACCAACGGAAAATCTCCCCAACCGAATGGGAAAATCAAGAACGGAAATGGTAGTGCCAATGGAGTCTCCGACACAACAGTTGTTTGCCGTGACAGTCCGAATGGGGGTGAAAATTACGTGACGAAGCTTTAA